Proteins encoded within one genomic window of Hermetia illucens chromosome 2, iHerIll2.2.curated.20191125, whole genome shotgun sequence:
- the LOC119647673 gene encoding uncharacterized protein LOC119647673: protein MGKKKVPVEDLIVPPQDNRICGTICLCQMTLVLSSVAIVYLTVAIYMPSTRAFKSGIDETPVMCTTTRAVNKDNCEWGSCGEWCLSKTSGACMQIYVNLRNNGTNVIFQNCTNSANKTCFGIDQERADKVRCIADECKNLTGTFNCTMGKCLNITDAFECVFHNTDSPLKCSGRRGKITCIDIDGLFSCNRGTCRKILTPYNCDRRCVDIPTRNKNVVVLSGDKVYLSQCQNAINAETKEEVWNEMADNVLMASCYNIRNNSDRVEAIDCINGSVIEKSFLTDLTNFTFLSHLHVAVASPVLQIAPPDVDLTISNESRLMINLEGCVNTLMDECKEFLREYGKDGTDHNARARFPCFYAPANKEVVVARFNLDITYKQFLVASVVPSVLFVVSCLVLVLCQTTVYVGDDAKMRFKGCVDTDTMLAAKNMGSQANMGDTGGGDSVMAL, encoded by the coding sequence ATGGGAAAGAAAAAGGTTCCCGTTGAGGATTTGATTGTACCTCCACAGGATAATCGGATATGTGGCACAATATGCCTGTGTCAGATGACATTGGTCCTTAGCTCCGTAGCTATAGTTTACCTAACAGTGGCCATCTATATGCCCTCTACGCGAGCATTTAAAAGTGGTATTGACGAGACTCCTGTCATGTGCACCACCACAAGGGCTGTCAACAAGGACAATTGCGAGTGGGGCTCATGCGGTGAATGGTGCCTGAGTAAAACATCGGGAGCATGTATGCAAATTTATGTCAATCTCCGCAACAATGGGACCAATGTTATCTTCCAAAACTGTACGAATTCAGCGAATAAAACATGCTTTGGGATAGACCAGGAACGAGCGGACAAAGTGCGGTGCATAGCTGATGAATGTAAAAACCTCACGGGCACCTTCAATTGTACTATGGGGAAATGTTTGAACATAACGGACGCTTTCGAGTGCGTCTTTCACAATACGGATTCACCGCTTAAATGCTCCGGTCGACGTGGGAAAATAACCTGCATCGATATAGATGGCCTATTTTCGTGTAACCGAGGGACTTGTCGAAAGATATTAACTCCATACAATTGTGATAGGCGATGCGTGGATATTCCAACCCGGAATAAAAACGTGGTAGTGCTCAGTGGTGATAAAGTGTATTTGTCGCAGTGTCAGAACGCTATAAACGCAGAGACTAAAGAAGAAGTGTGGAACGAGATGGCAGACAATGTTCTGATGGCATCATGTTATAACATACGTAATAATTCCGACCGAGTAGAAGCAATAGATTGCATCAATGGGTCTGTGATCGAGAAGAGCTTCCTTACAGACCTGACCAATTTCACTTTCCTCAGCCACTTGCATGTAGCCGTAGCCTCACCAGTCCTTCAgattgccccacctgacgtggACTTAACCATTTCAAATGAATCTCGCCTAATGATCAACCTGGAGGGATGCGTAAACACCCTTATGGACGAATGCAAGGAGTTCCTACGCGAATACGGCAAGGATGGAACTGATCACAATGCTCGTGCTAGGTTTCCATGCTTTTATGCACCGGCGAACAAGGAGGTGGTGGTGGCTCGGTTCAACCTCGATATCACTTATAAGCAATTTCTTGTAGCATCTGTAGTTCCGTCagtgttgtttgttgtttcgtGTCTTGTGCTAGTTCTTTGTCAGACAACAGTTTATGTGGGTGATGATGCAAAGATGCGATTTAAAGGGTGCGTGGATACGGACACAATGCTTGCGGCGAAAAATATGGGATCACAAGCGAATATGGGCGACACTGGAGGTGGTGATTCTGTGATGGCACTTTGA
- the LOC119647677 gene encoding protein tipE isoform X2: MKSPNGSIGSIGSLQTSAAPSLSGSKTTLNRPKSEEPEEPEETFLEKAKFYTSLCLGTTAILSIFAFLFLIPFVVDPAISTIIADYDPVPVTCVVTEHIYAEGMKNCSWSSCREGCTTAAIRCHQLLVNYTRIPFEEWQSKPRDIDTIEWDVSDTKFLINSEGCGYPPRVNCSVFAKQHGYSHVGEPFPCYYSRAYPEVVIGRYSWEDNLKHLILSLIIPNVIFAVSIGVLSYWYCPCCDKACHKSSRVYAEKFPVKEDDDEDELEY, translated from the exons ATGAAAAGTCCAAACGGATCAATTGGATCGATTGGCAGCCTGCAAACATCGGCGGCGCCAAGTTTGTCCGGCAGTAAGACAACATTGAACCGACCAAAATCAGAAGAGCCTGAAGAGCCGGAGGAGACATTTCTCGAAAAAGCAAAATTCTACACTTCGCTATGCTTAG gTACAACCGCAATTTTATCGATTTTTGCATTTCTATTTCTAATTCCGTTCGTTGTTGATCCCGCAATATCGACAATTATTGCCGATTATGATCCCGTGCCAGTCACTTGTGTGGTTACGGAACATATTTATGCGGAAGGAATGAAAAACTGTAGCTGGAGTTCATGTCGTGAGGGTTGCACAACTGCAGCAATTAG ATGTCATCAACTATTGGTGAACTACACACGAATACCCTTCGAAGAATGGCAAAGCAAACCCAGGGACATAGACACTATCGAGTGGGACGTAAGTGATACGAAATTCCTGATTAACTCTGAAGGTTGCGGATATCCGCCACGAGTTAATTGCAGTGTATTCGCAAAACAGCATGG ATACTCGCACGTTGGTGAGCCGTTCCCATGCTACTACAGTCGAGCTTATCCTGAAGTTGTAATTGGACGTTACTCTTGGGAGGATAATCTCAAGCATTTAATCCTGTCGCTGATAATCCCCAATGTCATATTTGCTGTTTCGATTGGTGTGCTCAGCTACTGGTATTGTCCGTGTTGTGATAAGGCGTGCCACAAATCGTCTAGGGTTTATGCTGAGAAATTTCCAGTGAAAGAAGA
- the LOC119647677 gene encoding protein tipE isoform X1: MKSPNGSIGSIGSLQTSAAPSLSGSKTTLNRPKSEEPEEPEETFLEKAKFYTSLCLGTTAILSIFAFLFLIPFVVDPAISTIIADYDPVPVTCVVTEHIYAEGMKNCSWSSCREGCTTAAIRCHQLLVNYTRIPFEEWQSKPRDIDTIEWDVSDTKFLINSEGCGYPPRVNCSVFAKQHGYSHVGEPFPCYYSRAYPEVVIGRYSWEDNLKHLILSLIIPNVIFAVSIGVLSYWYCPCCDKACHKSSRVYAEKFPVKEDKLLCRSDDEDELEY, encoded by the exons ATGAAAAGTCCAAACGGATCAATTGGATCGATTGGCAGCCTGCAAACATCGGCGGCGCCAAGTTTGTCCGGCAGTAAGACAACATTGAACCGACCAAAATCAGAAGAGCCTGAAGAGCCGGAGGAGACATTTCTCGAAAAAGCAAAATTCTACACTTCGCTATGCTTAG gTACAACCGCAATTTTATCGATTTTTGCATTTCTATTTCTAATTCCGTTCGTTGTTGATCCCGCAATATCGACAATTATTGCCGATTATGATCCCGTGCCAGTCACTTGTGTGGTTACGGAACATATTTATGCGGAAGGAATGAAAAACTGTAGCTGGAGTTCATGTCGTGAGGGTTGCACAACTGCAGCAATTAG ATGTCATCAACTATTGGTGAACTACACACGAATACCCTTCGAAGAATGGCAAAGCAAACCCAGGGACATAGACACTATCGAGTGGGACGTAAGTGATACGAAATTCCTGATTAACTCTGAAGGTTGCGGATATCCGCCACGAGTTAATTGCAGTGTATTCGCAAAACAGCATGG ATACTCGCACGTTGGTGAGCCGTTCCCATGCTACTACAGTCGAGCTTATCCTGAAGTTGTAATTGGACGTTACTCTTGGGAGGATAATCTCAAGCATTTAATCCTGTCGCTGATAATCCCCAATGTCATATTTGCTGTTTCGATTGGTGTGCTCAGCTACTGGTATTGTCCGTGTTGTGATAAGGCGTGCCACAAATCGTCTAGGGTTTATGCTGAGAAATTTCCAGTGAAAGAAGA
- the LOC119647677 gene encoding protein tipE isoform X3, with product MKSPNGSIGSIGSLQTSAAPSLSGSKTTLNRPKSEEPEEPEETFLEKAKFYTSLCLGTTAILSIFAFLFLIPFVVDPAISTIIADYDPVPVTCVVTEHIYAEGMKNCSWSSCREGCTTAAIRCHQLLVNYTRIPFEEWQSKPRDIDTIEWDVSDTKFLINSEGCGYPPRVNCSVFAKQHGYSHVGEPFPCYYSRAYPEVVIGRYSWEDNLKHLILSLIIPNVIFAVSIGVLSYWYCPCCDKACHKSSRVYAEKFPVKEEFTRAFS from the exons ATGAAAAGTCCAAACGGATCAATTGGATCGATTGGCAGCCTGCAAACATCGGCGGCGCCAAGTTTGTCCGGCAGTAAGACAACATTGAACCGACCAAAATCAGAAGAGCCTGAAGAGCCGGAGGAGACATTTCTCGAAAAAGCAAAATTCTACACTTCGCTATGCTTAG gTACAACCGCAATTTTATCGATTTTTGCATTTCTATTTCTAATTCCGTTCGTTGTTGATCCCGCAATATCGACAATTATTGCCGATTATGATCCCGTGCCAGTCACTTGTGTGGTTACGGAACATATTTATGCGGAAGGAATGAAAAACTGTAGCTGGAGTTCATGTCGTGAGGGTTGCACAACTGCAGCAATTAG ATGTCATCAACTATTGGTGAACTACACACGAATACCCTTCGAAGAATGGCAAAGCAAACCCAGGGACATAGACACTATCGAGTGGGACGTAAGTGATACGAAATTCCTGATTAACTCTGAAGGTTGCGGATATCCGCCACGAGTTAATTGCAGTGTATTCGCAAAACAGCATGG ATACTCGCACGTTGGTGAGCCGTTCCCATGCTACTACAGTCGAGCTTATCCTGAAGTTGTAATTGGACGTTACTCTTGGGAGGATAATCTCAAGCATTTAATCCTGTCGCTGATAATCCCCAATGTCATATTTGCTGTTTCGATTGGTGTGCTCAGCTACTGGTATTGTCCGTGTTGTGATAAGGCGTGCCACAAATCGTCTAGGGTTTATGCTGAGAAATTTCCAGTGAAAGAAGA